The following coding sequences are from one Ornithodoros turicata isolate Travis chromosome 1, ASM3712646v1, whole genome shotgun sequence window:
- the LOC135397450 gene encoding pro-corazonin-like, with amino-acid sequence MNQQTAACFFVLIFFVATASSQTFQYSRGWTNGKRRAEAVASGPSQAAEERSLVEDALAKAVTVEFHSLREHLLLEKLGRAFRTLDRVDEEQQEYYGH; translated from the exons ATGAATCAACAAACGGCAGCGTGCTTTTTCGTGTTGATATTCTTCGTGGCAACTGCATCCTCACAGACATTTCAGTACAGTCGCGGTTGGACCAATGGGAAACGGCGTGCAGAAGCTGTAGCGAGCGGACCATCGCAGGCAGCAGAAGAACGCTCGCTCGTGGAAGATGCGTTGGCCAAAGCGGTAACTGTGGAATTTCAC TCACTAAGAGAACATTTACTCTTGGAGAAGCTGGGGCGCGCTTTTAGGACATTGGATCGTGTGGATGAAGAGCAACAAGAAT ATTACGGCCATTAA
- the LOC135377603 gene encoding ribose-5-phosphate isomerase-like encodes MMRSVACRVLGPFLSVADCGQRLTQSLVNQFLVTTQSIHQTTRDTMDLVEAAKEAAAQRAVDNHVKDNYVVGIGSGSTVVYAVEHLAKRIKERGWKIACVPTSFQAKELIRKHRLVLTDLEEHPEIDVAIDGADEVDTNLTLIKGGGGCLAQEKVVASCAKEFIVVADYRKDSATLGENWKKGIPVEVLPMAYVPAQKKIEKLLGNKAELRQAAKKCGPVVTDNGNFILECKFSPQNNWSETNIALKMIPGVVETGIFVGMASKVYYGLNDGTVTEKIQP; translated from the exons ATGATGCGCTCCGTAGCATGTAGGGTGCTGGGTCCTTTCCTCTCTGTCGCAGATTGCGGGCAGCGCCTGACTCAGAGCCTTGTTAACCAGTTTCTAGTCACCACACAAAGCATTCATCAAACTACCAGGGACACAATGGATCTGGTTGAAGCAGCGAAGGAAGCAGCGGCACAGAGGGCAGTTGACAACCACGTAAAA GACAATTATGTTGTGGGGATTGGAAGCGGGAGCACAGTTGTTTATGCTGTGGAGCACTTGG caaagagAATCAAAGAACGCGGTTGGAAGATTGCCTGTGTGCCTACATCATTTCAG GCAAAAGAGCTGATTAGGAAGCATCGCTTGGTTTTGACAGATCTTGAGGAACACCCCGAG ATCGATGTAGCTATCGATGGTGCAGATGAAGTGGACACCAACTTGACACTGATTAAAGGAGGTGGTGGGTGTCTTGCCCAAGAAAAGGTTGTGGCTTCTTGTGCCAAAGAGTTCATTGTGGTCGCTGATTACAG GAAAGACTCTGCAACGTTAGGAGAAAATTGGAAGAAAGGTATTCCTGTTGAAGTGCTTCCAATGGCTTATGTACCTGCTCAAAAGAAAATTGAAAAGCTCTTAGGTAACAAAGCAGAATTGAGGCAAGCAGCAAAAAAATGT GGGCCTGTTGTCACTGACAATGGAAACTTCATACTGGAATGCAAGTTCAGCCCACAAAACAACTGGTCAGAGACAAACATTGCACTGAAAATGATTCCTG GTGTTGTGGAGACAGGAATCTTTGTTGGCATGGCGTCGAAGGTTTACTATGGCCTAaatgacggaacagtgacagaAAAGATCCAGCCTTAG